In one Flavobacteriales bacterium genomic region, the following are encoded:
- the ung gene encoding uracil-DNA glycosylase, translating to MGEGWHRALEGEFNAPYFSELKAFLEAELRQYAVFPRGRDIFNAFNSTPFEAVKVVILGQDPYHGPGQAHGLCFSVPKGIAPPPSLQNIFAELERDLGLGRPPHGDLSSWAGQGVLLLNATLTVRADQAGSHQGRGWERFTDAAIQRLSERQEGIVFLLWGRFAQQKEGLIDHERHYVLKAPHPSPLSAHRGFIGCGHFSQANELLAAQGKATIDWRLP from the coding sequence ATTGGCGAGGGCTGGCACCGTGCACTGGAGGGCGAGTTCAACGCGCCCTACTTCAGCGAGTTGAAGGCCTTCCTGGAAGCGGAACTGCGCCAGTACGCGGTGTTTCCGCGCGGCCGCGACATCTTCAACGCCTTCAACTCCACGCCTTTCGAAGCCGTGAAGGTGGTGATCCTGGGCCAGGACCCTTACCACGGCCCCGGACAAGCCCACGGCCTCTGCTTCTCGGTGCCCAAGGGCATCGCCCCGCCGCCTTCGCTGCAGAACATCTTCGCCGAGCTCGAACGCGACCTGGGACTGGGGAGGCCACCCCACGGCGACCTCTCCTCCTGGGCCGGCCAGGGCGTGCTGCTGCTCAATGCCACCCTCACGGTGCGGGCCGACCAAGCCGGATCGCACCAGGGCCGCGGATGGGAGCGCTTCACGGACGCCGCCATCCAGCGGCTTTCGGAGCGGCAGGAGGGCATCGTCTTCCTGCTCTGGGGCCGCTTCGCGCAGCAGAAGGAGGGCCTGATCGACCATGAGCGGCACTATGTGCTGAAGGCCCCCCACCCCTCTCCCCTTTCCGCCCACCGGGGCTTCATCGGCTGCGGCCACTTCAGTCAGGCCAACGAGCTCCTGGCGGCGCAGGGCAAAGCGACGATCGATTGGCGGCTGCCATGA
- a CDS encoding BamA/TamA family outer membrane protein — protein MNAIRAAALITGLAAAGACAGQRHRLLITGADALPARWSRPMDLPSAERVPAAASGFLAFLHGQGYLEASLDTCIRSGDTTRCALVPGRAYRWAQLSGTGIPVEIASQSRFREKLYAGRPVSPAATRRLLEDLLRLCEDNGHPFAWVRLDSLRHDADGLRATVRLDRGRAVRFDSVVVRGTARTSMRYLQTHLGIRPGDAYNESLVRGVERRLRELPFVTQRQRPYVQFNEDQTKLHLFLDAKKASSVNGILGVQPDPVTGNVKLTGDLDLRLRNALRRGEAIDLNWRSLADATQDLRVRFNLPFALNTPIGTDASLKLFKRDSTFLEVTARGALEYLLLRGDKVSAFVNSKSSERLGRDLIAAAGLADVRVLSYGLGLSRERFDYRFNPRSGHSVRVEGSVGRKRTTTAVIGDAAPPPEVRTVQYELEGSAVAHLPIRRRSTLRFAAQGGWMVNDDLYRNELYRIGGLKTLRGADEASIFCSAFAVGTVEYRFVYEENSNFFVFVDQAWWEDATRGTLLTDTPRGFGIGTTFETKAGLFGLTYALGQQFSNPILLRGGKVHFGFTSLF, from the coding sequence ATGAACGCGATCCGCGCCGCCGCCTTGATCACCGGCCTTGCGGCTGCGGGGGCGTGCGCGGGACAGCGCCACAGGCTCCTCATCACCGGCGCTGATGCGCTGCCCGCCCGCTGGTCGCGGCCCATGGACCTGCCCTCGGCGGAGCGCGTGCCGGCGGCGGCCTCCGGCTTCCTCGCCTTCCTCCATGGCCAGGGCTACCTGGAGGCCAGCCTCGACACCTGCATCCGCAGCGGCGACACCACGCGCTGCGCCTTGGTGCCCGGTCGCGCCTACCGCTGGGCGCAGCTCAGCGGCACGGGGATCCCGGTGGAGATCGCGAGCCAGAGCCGGTTCAGGGAGAAGCTCTACGCGGGCCGGCCGGTGAGCCCGGCCGCGACCCGACGCCTGCTGGAGGACCTGCTGCGCCTCTGCGAGGACAACGGCCACCCCTTCGCTTGGGTGCGACTCGACAGCCTGCGGCACGATGCGGACGGGCTGCGGGCCACCGTGCGGCTCGACCGCGGACGCGCCGTGCGGTTCGATAGCGTGGTGGTGCGCGGCACGGCGCGCACCAGCATGCGCTACCTGCAGACCCACCTCGGCATCCGCCCGGGCGATGCCTACAACGAGAGCCTGGTGCGCGGCGTGGAGCGCCGGCTGCGCGAGCTGCCGTTCGTGACCCAGCGGCAGCGCCCCTATGTGCAATTCAACGAGGACCAGACGAAGCTCCACCTCTTCCTCGATGCGAAGAAGGCCAGCTCCGTGAACGGCATCCTGGGCGTGCAGCCCGACCCGGTGACGGGCAACGTGAAGCTCACGGGCGACCTGGACCTCCGCCTGCGCAACGCCCTGCGGCGGGGCGAGGCCATCGACCTCAACTGGCGCAGCCTGGCCGATGCGACGCAGGACCTCCGGGTGCGCTTCAACCTGCCCTTCGCGCTGAATACGCCGATCGGAACCGATGCCAGCCTGAAGCTCTTCAAGCGCGACAGCACCTTCCTGGAAGTGACCGCCCGCGGCGCCCTCGAGTACCTCCTGCTGCGCGGCGACAAGGTGAGCGCCTTCGTCAACAGCAAGAGCAGCGAGCGGCTGGGGCGCGACCTGATCGCCGCTGCGGGCCTGGCCGATGTGCGCGTGCTCTCCTACGGCCTGGGCCTCTCGCGCGAGCGATTCGATTACCGGTTCAATCCGCGCAGCGGGCACAGCGTGCGCGTGGAGGGTTCCGTAGGGCGCAAGCGCACCACCACGGCGGTGATCGGCGACGCCGCACCGCCGCCCGAGGTGCGCACCGTGCAATACGAGCTGGAGGGCTCGGCCGTGGCGCACCTGCCCATCCGGCGGCGCAGCACGCTGCGGTTCGCCGCGCAAGGCGGCTGGATGGTGAACGACGACCTGTACCGCAATGAGCTGTACCGGATCGGCGGCCTGAAAACGCTGCGCGGGGCTGACGAGGCCTCCATCTTCTGCTCGGCCTTCGCCGTGGGCACCGTGGAGTACCGCTTCGTCTACGAGGAGAACTCCAACTTCTTCGTGTTCGTGGACCAGGCCTGGTGGGAGGATGCCACGCGCGGCACCCTGCTCACCGACACCCCGCGCGGCTTCGGCATCGGCACCACCTTCGAGACCAAGGCGGGGCTCTTCGGCCTCACCTATGCCCTGGGCCAGCAGTTCAGCAACCCCATCCTCCTCCGTGGAGGCAAGGTCCACTTCGGCTTCACCAGCCTGTTCTGA
- a CDS encoding acyl-CoA desaturase — protein sequence MAQTTFARTAPVFFQRLREVTEAYFKENNISKTGDYRLYLKTGILGAALAALYVVLVFFTPASPWLALGLCALMGLVVASIGFNVMHDGAHGSYSRRKWVNELMAHSLNFLGGNAYLWKLKHNENHHTFTNVEGMDDDIDIKPWIRVHPGQKRYWFHRFQHVYSLLLYGTTYLFWIFYNDLRKYFSGKVADGTPLRPMKAKDHIVFWASKVFYIGLFLVLPMWQVGVLPVVAGYGVMVFVAGIVISVVFQLAHVVEHAEFVHPEGDGHRIEAEWAVHQVETTANFATRNRVWNWLFGGLNFQIEHHLFPRISHVHYPALSVRLRQVCAEFGIEYREFPTMRSALRSHLAHLRRVGMA from the coding sequence ATGGCGCAGACGACATTCGCGAGGACCGCTCCGGTCTTCTTCCAACGCCTCCGGGAAGTCACCGAGGCCTACTTCAAGGAGAACAACATCAGCAAGACCGGCGACTACAGGCTGTACCTGAAGACCGGCATCCTGGGGGCGGCACTGGCCGCCCTGTACGTGGTGCTCGTGTTCTTCACCCCGGCCTCCCCGTGGCTGGCGCTCGGCCTCTGCGCGCTCATGGGGCTCGTGGTGGCCAGCATCGGCTTCAACGTGATGCACGATGGCGCCCACGGCAGCTACAGCCGGCGCAAGTGGGTGAACGAGCTGATGGCGCACAGCCTCAACTTCCTCGGCGGCAATGCCTACCTGTGGAAGCTCAAGCACAACGAGAACCACCACACCTTCACCAATGTGGAGGGGATGGACGATGACATCGACATCAAGCCCTGGATCCGGGTGCACCCCGGCCAGAAGCGCTATTGGTTCCACCGGTTCCAGCATGTGTACAGCCTGCTGCTCTACGGCACCACCTACCTCTTCTGGATCTTCTACAACGACCTGCGCAAGTACTTCAGCGGCAAGGTGGCCGACGGCACGCCGCTGCGCCCCATGAAGGCCAAGGACCACATCGTCTTCTGGGCCTCCAAGGTCTTCTACATCGGGCTGTTCCTGGTCCTCCCCATGTGGCAGGTCGGGGTGCTGCCCGTGGTCGCCGGCTATGGCGTCATGGTCTTCGTCGCCGGCATCGTCATCAGCGTGGTCTTCCAGCTCGCCCACGTGGTGGAGCATGCGGAGTTCGTGCACCCCGAGGGGGACGGGCACCGCATCGAGGCGGAGTGGGCGGTGCACCAGGTGGAGACCACCGCCAATTTCGCCACGCGCAACAGGGTGTGGAACTGGCTCTTCGGGGGCCTCAACTTCCAGATCGAGCACCACCTCTTCCCGCGGATCAGCCATGTGCACTATCCTGCGCTGAGCGTCCGCCTGCGCCAGGTGTGCGCCGAATTCGGCATCGAGTACCGCGAATTCCCCACCATGCGGAGCGCATTGCGCTCGCACCTCGCGCACCTGCGCCGGGTGGGCATGGCCTGA
- the xrtK gene encoding exosortase K has protein sequence MPRARLIALLPAAALVLLGLGLKWWARTATAEDLGFLIGPAAWLVGALGGDAPMATAAGMELRGLGIVIDRSCAGMGFLVTALLSFGLIAARTAASAGPGRLAALGLALAAYPLTVAVNAGRILTLCGFQGLGFGLPPRLHEGIGAVFFLAALVLASVTVNRLLVHRPRS, from the coding sequence ATGCCGCGTGCCCGCCTCATCGCCCTGCTGCCCGCGGCAGCGCTGGTCCTGCTCGGGCTGGGCTTGAAATGGTGGGCGCGTACGGCGACGGCGGAGGACCTCGGCTTCCTGATCGGCCCGGCGGCCTGGCTGGTGGGTGCGCTGGGCGGCGATGCGCCCATGGCCACCGCCGCCGGCATGGAGCTCCGCGGCCTGGGCATCGTCATCGACCGCTCGTGCGCGGGCATGGGCTTCCTGGTCACCGCACTCCTCAGCTTCGGGCTGATCGCCGCGCGCACCGCCGCCTCCGCCGGACCGGGCCGGTTGGCCGCCCTCGGGCTTGCGCTGGCGGCCTATCCGCTCACGGTGGCGGTCAATGCCGGCCGCATCCTCACCCTGTGCGGCTTCCAGGGCCTGGGTTTCGGGCTGCCGCCCCGGCTGCATGAGGGCATCGGCGCCGTCTTCTTCCTCGCCGCGCTGGTCCTCGCCTCCGTCACCGTCAACCGCCTCCTCGTGCATCGGCCCCGTTCCTGA
- a CDS encoding MSEP-CTERM sorting domain-containing protein: MRTTLHPAGILLAHTLPAAALAVLYADALAVARPLLDAESLEAWRMMALGLAAPALAATLYAAWAWWRGTAVSALYGALAFVAYVPLLLLFGERMDHLFPSEVPRWMMPEDAPFYAFRLLAVPLVHALFVLVRTSLPDGAAQRPWRDLLLAAAIPIAVFLGFQLIAPFRAAGPFEGHAWAVVGAALVIGFHFLLLRGVLALVMRHGDRQGLAIAVRALVALVLPLLGLALNEGRFPAFFSHIHRPFGDLSHPGFWLAALLNAGAVLWPSSTQPAVRLIQFALRSAGFSYVLYFFVLFLPLLPLSVLAILFFGIGLLLLAPLLLFAVQARMLIADARFLLAHHQPLKLAAVFAAALGALPAVVTIAYLQHRTALHGALRHVFEADPSMPVRPIDAERLARALDQVEANRSGGSWSRTHTPFLTPFYNRIVLGSLTLSEERAAILRSVFLDARPAPPPARRNPPPGANTALADAVVESRYEEGQQAWRSLVHLGIRNTGAGQEEYTTAIRLPAGAWVTGHYLVIEGDTVPGLLAERRAAQWVYNSIVDVRRDPSLLRHTAPDCLELRVFPVEAGQRRASGIAVLHKEPIALSIGDTMLALGDTSHAALPADSAARAPGAAYLTAAAKRALPLVRRSPHVHLIVDGTEGQRGRRPEVIERLQAFVRAEGLDTARVTLHIADAYGTSLPYGKAALRAFSHHAGRGGCFTDRIIRRILVGACLQPGAEAPVIVLAPSVPPHDPASLGVLLEDLSAAAACLPEGDRFHVLGGSGYLSERRLHDPLRQVNTEPTGITVPPVHAWPDAQRPLGYLPASPGGGVLLDLPHAGRLNEALPTPWQQGLWMHARWQAHLLRSAQLPVAARELVGASFRAQVLLPVTAWICLENEAQRNALLKKQEELLNGAASLDAANEALTPMSEPGAGWMLIALLAAAAAILFRRAR; encoded by the coding sequence ATGCGCACAACGCTCCACCCCGCCGGCATCCTCCTGGCTCACACGCTGCCGGCCGCAGCGCTCGCGGTGCTCTATGCCGATGCCCTCGCCGTTGCCAGGCCCCTGCTGGATGCGGAGAGCCTGGAGGCGTGGCGCATGATGGCCTTGGGGCTGGCTGCACCCGCCCTTGCGGCCACGCTCTATGCCGCATGGGCATGGTGGAGAGGAACCGCGGTGAGCGCCCTCTACGGTGCACTCGCCTTCGTTGCCTACGTGCCCTTGCTGCTCCTCTTCGGCGAGCGCATGGATCACCTGTTCCCCAGCGAGGTTCCGCGCTGGATGATGCCGGAGGATGCCCCGTTCTATGCCTTCCGCCTGCTCGCGGTGCCGCTGGTGCATGCGCTGTTCGTGCTGGTGCGGACCTCGCTCCCCGATGGCGCGGCGCAGCGCCCCTGGCGCGACCTGCTGCTCGCGGCCGCCATCCCCATCGCGGTCTTCCTCGGCTTCCAGCTCATTGCACCGTTCCGCGCCGCCGGGCCCTTCGAGGGCCATGCGTGGGCGGTGGTCGGCGCCGCGCTGGTGATCGGCTTCCACTTCCTCCTGCTCCGCGGGGTGCTCGCACTGGTGATGCGCCATGGCGATCGGCAAGGCCTCGCCATCGCGGTGCGCGCGCTGGTGGCGCTGGTGCTCCCCCTGCTCGGCCTTGCGCTCAACGAAGGGCGCTTCCCGGCCTTCTTCAGCCACATCCATCGGCCCTTCGGCGACCTCTCCCATCCGGGTTTCTGGCTGGCGGCCCTGCTGAATGCCGGGGCGGTGCTGTGGCCCTCGAGCACACAGCCCGCGGTGCGGCTCATTCAATTCGCGCTGCGCAGCGCCGGCTTCAGCTACGTGCTCTACTTCTTCGTGCTCTTCCTCCCCCTGCTGCCGCTGAGCGTCCTGGCCATCCTTTTCTTCGGCATAGGGCTCCTGCTGCTGGCCCCGCTCCTGCTCTTCGCGGTGCAGGCACGGATGCTCATCGCCGATGCCCGCTTCCTGCTCGCGCACCATCAGCCGCTGAAGCTGGCCGCGGTGTTCGCCGCAGCCCTGGGCGCGCTGCCCGCCGTGGTGACGATCGCTTACCTGCAGCACCGCACGGCGCTGCATGGCGCGCTGCGCCACGTGTTCGAGGCCGACCCCTCCATGCCGGTGCGGCCCATCGATGCGGAACGCCTGGCCCGTGCGCTGGACCAGGTAGAGGCCAACCGCTCAGGCGGCAGCTGGAGCCGCACCCACACGCCCTTCCTCACCCCGTTCTACAACCGCATCGTCCTCGGCAGCCTCACGCTGAGCGAAGAGCGCGCGGCCATCCTCCGCAGCGTGTTCCTCGACGCACGGCCTGCTCCGCCGCCCGCCCGCCGCAACCCGCCTCCCGGCGCCAACACCGCGCTTGCGGATGCGGTGGTGGAAAGCCGCTACGAGGAGGGGCAGCAGGCATGGCGCTCCTTGGTGCACCTCGGCATCCGCAATACCGGCGCGGGGCAGGAGGAATACACCACCGCCATCCGCCTGCCGGCCGGTGCCTGGGTGACCGGCCATTACCTGGTGATCGAGGGCGACACCGTGCCGGGCCTCCTGGCCGAGCGGCGCGCCGCGCAATGGGTGTACAACAGCATCGTGGACGTGCGCCGCGACCCCAGCCTGCTGCGGCATACGGCACCCGATTGCCTGGAACTGCGCGTCTTCCCCGTGGAGGCCGGCCAGCGCCGGGCCTCCGGCATCGCGGTGCTGCACAAGGAGCCCATCGCGCTGAGCATCGGCGACACCATGCTGGCGCTGGGCGACACCAGCCATGCCGCGCTGCCGGCGGATTCCGCCGCGCGTGCGCCGGGCGCCGCCTACCTCACGGCGGCGGCGAAGCGGGCCCTGCCCTTGGTACGGCGCTCCCCGCACGTGCACCTGATCGTGGACGGCACCGAAGGCCAGCGCGGCCGCCGCCCCGAGGTGATCGAGCGGCTGCAGGCCTTCGTCCGTGCGGAGGGCCTTGACACCGCCCGCGTCACGCTGCACATCGCCGATGCCTACGGCACCAGCCTGCCCTATGGGAAGGCGGCGCTGCGCGCTTTCAGCCACCACGCCGGGCGGGGCGGCTGCTTCACCGACCGCATCATCCGCCGCATCCTCGTGGGCGCCTGCCTGCAGCCGGGGGCCGAGGCGCCCGTGATCGTGCTGGCGCCGAGCGTGCCGCCGCACGACCCCGCCAGCCTGGGCGTGCTGCTGGAGGACCTGTCGGCCGCGGCCGCGTGCCTGCCCGAAGGGGACCGCTTCCACGTGCTGGGCGGGTCCGGTTACCTGAGCGAGCGCCGCTTGCACGATCCGCTCCGGCAGGTGAACACCGAGCCGACCGGCATCACCGTGCCGCCGGTGCACGCCTGGCCCGATGCGCAGCGCCCGCTCGGCTACCTCCCGGCATCGCCCGGCGGCGGCGTGCTGCTCGACCTGCCGCATGCGGGCCGGCTGAACGAGGCGCTACCCACCCCGTGGCAGCAGGGGCTGTGGATGCACGCCCGCTGGCAGGCGCACCTGCTGCGCTCCGCACAGCTGCCCGTGGCGGCCCGCGAGCTGGTGGGCGCCAGTTTCCGTGCGCAGGTGCTGCTGCCCGTGACGGCCTGGATCTGCCTGGAGAACGAGGCGCAGCGCAATGCCCTGCTGAAGAAGCAGGAGGAGCTGCTGAACGGCGCGGCCTCGCTCGATGCGGCGAACGAAGCGCTCACCCCCATGAGCGAGCCGGGTGCGGGCTGGATGCTCATCGCCTTGCTGGCAGCAGCAGCGGCGATCCTGTTCCGACGGGCGCGGTAG
- a CDS encoding response regulator transcription factor: MKILVVEDEPGLADVIARSLEREHHVVELACDHRTARLKLADHSYDLILLDIMLPGGSGFDLLRGMKAAGAGGNVIIISAKDSLDDKLTGLDLGADDYLTKPFHIAELNARVRSVLRRKALGGNSTISAANLRMDPDARSVQVDDAELTLNRKEFDTLLHLMLNKDRLVSRGSLAEHVWGDHADAGDDLDFIYSQIKNLRRKLKQSGAALEIQAVYGIGYKLVEA; encoded by the coding sequence ATGAAGATCCTGGTGGTGGAGGATGAGCCCGGCCTGGCCGATGTGATCGCCCGGTCGCTGGAGCGCGAGCACCATGTGGTGGAGCTCGCTTGCGACCACCGGACCGCCCGGCTGAAGCTCGCCGACCACAGCTACGACCTGATCTTGCTGGACATCATGCTGCCCGGCGGCAGTGGCTTCGACCTGCTGCGCGGCATGAAGGCCGCTGGCGCAGGGGGCAACGTGATCATCATCTCCGCCAAGGACTCCCTCGATGACAAGCTCACCGGACTCGACCTCGGGGCGGACGACTACCTCACCAAGCCCTTCCACATTGCCGAGCTGAACGCCCGCGTGCGCTCCGTGCTGCGCCGGAAGGCCCTCGGTGGAAACAGCACCATCAGCGCCGCCAACCTGCGCATGGACCCCGACGCGCGCAGCGTGCAGGTGGATGACGCCGAGCTCACCTTGAACCGCAAGGAGTTCGACACGCTGCTGCACCTGATGCTGAACAAGGACCGCCTCGTCTCCCGCGGCTCCCTGGCCGAACACGTGTGGGGCGACCATGCCGATGCCGGTGACGACCTCGACTTCATCTACTCGCAGATCAAGAACCTGCGCAGGAAGCTGAAGCAGAGCGGCGCCGCGCTGGAGATCCAGGCGGTGTACGGCATCGGCTACAAACTGGTGGAGGCATGA
- a CDS encoding HAMP domain-containing sensor histidine kinase yields the protein MRLLNRSLLHLSVVLLLVLAAWAVAFFFIVRHAVVDSIDEGLEDQEEIIRHRLEQDSTLLRIHDLGLHGFAFAPVAQKVKTSYRDTVLFVPSEGKQEPVRLLTKSFPYNGGYQQLRIYTSTVEEDDLIEDILAALIGLYITLLLTIIIVNNVVLRRVWRPFHAILDQLKGFRLGSGRSLADVPTEVSEFRELKAAASALVRHAMDTYENQRAFTENAAHELQTPLAIAINRLELLAERPASEEERMAAVGEVIASLERLTRLNKSLLLLARIENRQFPDEQPISFTALLRDVAEEFADLAAHRQVELGVQADGDLVRSMDPGLARILLNNLVKNAIMHNVPGGTVKAQVDATGLTIRNTAASGPLDPARIFGRFHKETTADGGTGLGLAIANAIAQLYGLRITYAFDDGHVMRLEATA from the coding sequence ATGAGGCTGCTGAACCGCTCGCTGCTGCACCTCTCCGTCGTGCTGCTGCTCGTGCTGGCGGCCTGGGCCGTGGCCTTCTTCTTCATCGTGCGCCATGCCGTGGTGGACAGCATAGACGAAGGGCTGGAGGACCAGGAGGAAATCATCCGCCACCGGCTGGAACAGGACAGCACCCTGCTGCGGATCCACGACCTCGGCCTCCACGGCTTCGCCTTCGCGCCGGTGGCGCAGAAAGTGAAGACCAGCTACCGCGACACCGTGCTCTTCGTCCCCAGCGAGGGGAAGCAGGAGCCCGTGCGGCTGCTCACCAAGTCCTTCCCCTACAACGGCGGCTATCAGCAATTGCGCATCTACACCAGCACGGTGGAGGAGGACGACCTGATCGAGGACATCCTTGCGGCGCTCATCGGCCTCTACATCACCCTGCTGCTCACCATCATCATCGTGAACAACGTGGTGCTGCGGCGCGTGTGGCGGCCCTTCCATGCGATCCTCGACCAGCTCAAGGGCTTCCGTCTCGGATCGGGCCGCTCGCTGGCCGATGTGCCCACGGAGGTCAGCGAGTTCAGGGAACTGAAGGCGGCCGCCAGCGCGCTCGTCCGCCACGCCATGGACACCTACGAGAACCAGCGGGCCTTCACCGAGAACGCAGCGCATGAGCTGCAGACGCCCTTGGCCATCGCCATCAACAGGCTGGAGCTCCTGGCCGAACGCCCTGCGAGCGAGGAGGAGCGCATGGCCGCCGTGGGCGAGGTGATCGCCTCCCTGGAGCGCTTGACGCGATTGAACAAGTCCCTGCTGCTGCTCGCCCGCATCGAGAACCGGCAATTTCCCGATGAACAGCCCATCTCCTTCACCGCGCTGCTGCGGGATGTGGCGGAGGAGTTCGCCGATCTAGCGGCGCATCGCCAGGTGGAACTGGGCGTGCAGGCCGATGGCGACCTGGTGCGCTCCATGGACCCCGGCCTCGCGCGCATCCTGCTCAACAACCTCGTGAAGAACGCCATCATGCACAATGTGCCAGGCGGCACGGTGAAGGCCCAGGTCGATGCCACGGGCCTCACCATCCGCAACACGGCTGCATCAGGGCCATTGGATCCCGCGCGCATCTTCGGCCGCTTCCACAAGGAGACCACCGCCGACGGAGGAACAGGCCTGGGGCTCGCCATCGCGAACGCCATCGCGCAACTGTACGGCCTGCGCATCACCTACGCGTTCGATGACGGGCATGTGATGCGCCTGGAAGCCACGGCCTGA
- a CDS encoding PepSY-like domain-containing protein: MKHTRRSARTLGLAIAGAALISTAAKAQDLQPSQVPAPVLSAFTMAFPNAMDVDWDLKGTQYKVEFETGLLFTDHEAWYDGSGKLLRHEEETSASDLPAGVASTIATEFPGYRMDDVDRITIDGTVSYVVELKQKGQPKWKVAYDSSGKQLQRGQY; the protein is encoded by the coding sequence ATGAAGCACACCCGCCGATCGGCCCGCACGCTGGGCCTCGCCATCGCCGGCGCCGCCTTGATCAGCACCGCCGCCAAGGCCCAGGACCTGCAGCCATCGCAGGTGCCCGCGCCCGTGCTGAGCGCCTTCACCATGGCCTTCCCGAACGCCATGGACGTGGATTGGGACCTCAAGGGCACGCAATACAAGGTGGAGTTCGAGACCGGCCTGCTCTTCACCGACCACGAGGCGTGGTACGATGGCAGCGGCAAGCTGCTGCGGCATGAGGAGGAGACCTCCGCGAGCGACCTGCCTGCCGGGGTGGCAAGCACCATCGCCACGGAGTTCCCCGGCTACCGCATGGATGACGTGGACCGCATCACGATTGACGGCACCGTCTCGTACGTCGTTGAACTGAAGCAGAAAGGCCAGCCGAAGTGGAAAGTGGCCTATGACAGCTCCGGCAAGCAGCTGCAGCGAGGCCAGTACTGA